In Panacibacter ginsenosidivorans, the following proteins share a genomic window:
- a CDS encoding YciI family protein, which yields MDEYALIMRHEDGGKIASPEQMQIWMKQTMDWIGGIAAQNKFSGGTGLPFENSKVVWHNNVVTNGPFGDIKETIGGFITVKADSVEEAVEFAKGCPVLQGEGNSVEVRKIAKRDGVH from the coding sequence ATGGACGAGTACGCATTAATCATGAGACATGAAGATGGCGGCAAAATAGCATCGCCTGAACAAATGCAGATATGGATGAAACAAACCATGGACTGGATCGGTGGCATTGCTGCACAAAATAAATTCAGCGGAGGCACTGGTTTACCTTTCGAAAATTCAAAAGTTGTATGGCACAATAATGTTGTTACCAACGGACCTTTTGGCGATATAAAAGAAACAATCGGTGGGTTCATTACCGTTAAAGCAGATTCTGTGGAAGAAGCAGTGGAGTTTGCAAAAGGCTGCCCTGTTTTACAGGGAGAGGGCAATAGCGTAGAGGTAAGAAAGATCGCCAAAAGAGATGGTGTTCACTAA
- a CDS encoding DUF7793 family protein — protein sequence MSAIIPPGVKTVEGEIATYWFNEGILVSLSKSTKRTVENIKNNVALVKQITHNKRTPLLIYLSNSPVPDKETRKFSTEQLPVIYSAMAMVSKPGLSKLIMNMLFKFKPPPIPVKSFTDDKEAKEWLKQYL from the coding sequence ATGTCTGCAATTATACCACCCGGCGTAAAAACTGTTGAAGGAGAAATAGCCACCTACTGGTTTAACGAAGGTATCCTGGTCTCACTTTCTAAAAGTACAAAACGAACAGTGGAAAATATTAAAAATAATGTTGCCCTGGTAAAACAAATAACCCATAACAAAAGAACTCCATTATTAATTTATCTTTCTAATTCTCCCGTGCCAGATAAAGAAACAAGAAAATTTTCAACAGAGCAATTACCTGTTATTTATTCAGCCATGGCAATGGTTTCAAAACCTGGTCTTTCAAAACTAATTATGAATATGTTGTTTAAATTTAAGCCACCACCTATTCCAGTAAAAAGTTTTACAGATGATAAAGAAGCAAAAGAGTGGCTGAAACAATACCTGTAA
- the truB gene encoding tRNA pseudouridine(55) synthase TruB has product MKQKPVHTAMQPFLEGQVILINKPLRWTSFDAVKKVRILTGVSKVGHAGTLDPLATGLLIICTGKFTKKINGYMGMEKEYTGSITLGACTPTFDLESEPENIQSTENITAEKLLITAEKFTGNIMQVPPIHSAIKKDGKKLYELARKGKEVIAEPRPVTISVFELTKIEMPVVYFRVVCSTGTYIRSLANDFGATLGCGGYLSSLCRTKIGDFSVGDAYTLETFEQYIQYLKRSSEGQANT; this is encoded by the coding sequence ATGAAGCAAAAGCCTGTGCATACTGCTATGCAGCCTTTTTTGGAGGGACAAGTAATATTGATCAATAAGCCATTGCGCTGGACATCTTTTGATGCTGTAAAAAAAGTACGCATTCTTACCGGTGTTTCAAAAGTGGGCCATGCAGGTACGCTTGATCCGCTTGCTACAGGGTTACTTATTATTTGCACAGGTAAGTTTACCAAGAAGATAAACGGGTATATGGGCATGGAAAAAGAATATACCGGCAGCATTACACTTGGTGCATGCACGCCAACATTTGATTTGGAAAGCGAGCCGGAGAATATTCAGTCAACAGAAAATATAACAGCAGAAAAGTTGCTGATCACTGCGGAAAAATTTACCGGTAATATCATGCAGGTACCACCGATACATTCAGCGATAAAAAAAGACGGTAAAAAATTATATGAGCTTGCACGCAAAGGGAAAGAAGTAATTGCTGAACCAAGACCTGTTACTATTTCAGTTTTTGAGCTTACTAAAATTGAAATGCCGGTAGTTTATTTCAGGGTGGTTTGTTCTACGGGTACTTATATAAGAAGCCTTGCCAATGACTTTGGCGCAACACTTGGTTGCGGCGGCTATTTAAGCAGTTTATGCAGAACAAAGATTGGTGACTTTAGTGTAGGGGATGCTTACACACTGGAAACATTTGAACAGTATATACAATATTTGAAACGATCATCAGAAGGGCAGGCCAATACCTAA
- a CDS encoding BamA/TamA family outer membrane protein, which translates to MISFLLIIFMRFTWKLSNSLFYLILLSGFISSCTVVKNAPAGKPFVFDNQINITGNLNKDEKKKLTNELGNYWDDSLFARKVQQLGVRFVLRNPPVFDTLNLIRTETLMKGYLNSQGYYNATFTNIDSSYSFDTVENEIRTKISLNIDPGKSLVIDSLYYDLQDSSLNKISTNNARKSFIKQGKTPFSKQVIATELDREVALFRQRGYFLLTRDNLFAEVDTTDLSLLAVTLDPFEQAQRIAAAAQRRSQNPTCIVAIKKRESRDTLPISEELPVFKKYYIGNIYYYPETGRYDQPDSLITDTGSMKRIHVNFHTEFFKSPTPYVRFRPLKEHTYQRKGIVYNEENFYKTLNNFNQIGAWERVDYRTFIREDTVDFHYFLTPAKKQTLGFYIEASRNTGDLLTSGTLIGLALNTNYINRNVWHSAIQSNTTFSNGVEFSFLQNNSLLQTFQSTINHSYTFPRFILVPHFLVPNPYKLDGIKTKLGLSASYVDRKDFYRLRSFVANWGYEWKKKNILFAVKIPNIELYSLDTLKLLDSAFNVNPFLRTSFNTGTVVGMQGSMIISYAGKSTRVNNLARFAVEESGAVLGRISSFHDKIYQYIKFEAEYRKLITYRKTALAFRAFGGVGYNYGKDERFGKTLPFFKQFVGGGPNSMRAWGLRLIGLGSSISSDTAASFRDRYGDMQLEANTEYRFNIAEFSAVKVGSALFVDAGNVWNLHANDASQNSEFSFNRLGKDIAIGVGTGLRFDFGYFMIRVDMGIKLKDPARYENNGWLSIKDFTWKNYEYTDKGAPSRNNYAVQLGIGLPF; encoded by the coding sequence TTGATCTCATTCTTACTGATCATCTTTATGCGTTTTACCTGGAAACTGAGTAATAGTTTATTTTACCTGATACTTTTGAGTGGTTTTATAAGTTCCTGTACCGTTGTGAAAAACGCTCCTGCCGGTAAGCCATTTGTTTTTGACAATCAAATAAATATTACCGGTAATTTAAATAAAGATGAGAAAAAAAAGTTAACCAATGAACTGGGCAATTACTGGGATGATAGTTTGTTTGCACGAAAAGTGCAGCAGCTTGGCGTAAGATTCGTATTAAGAAACCCACCTGTGTTTGATACGCTGAATCTTATACGCACAGAAACTTTAATGAAAGGTTATCTTAACTCGCAGGGCTATTATAATGCAACATTTACAAATATTGATTCTTCTTACAGTTTTGATACTGTAGAAAACGAAATAAGAACAAAGATCAGTCTGAATATAGATCCCGGTAAAAGCCTTGTTATAGATTCGCTTTATTATGACCTGCAGGATAGTTCGCTTAATAAGATATCCACCAACAATGCCAGGAAGAGTTTTATTAAACAAGGTAAAACACCTTTCTCAAAGCAGGTGATCGCTACAGAGCTTGACCGCGAAGTAGCGCTTTTCCGCCAGCGTGGTTATTTTTTGTTAACCCGTGATAATCTTTTCGCAGAAGTAGATACCACAGACCTCTCCTTACTTGCTGTGACGCTGGATCCTTTTGAGCAGGCACAAAGAATTGCGGCTGCTGCGCAACGCAGATCCCAAAATCCTACCTGTATTGTGGCGATTAAAAAAAGAGAATCCAGAGATACGCTTCCTATATCAGAAGAATTACCTGTTTTTAAAAAATATTATATCGGCAATATTTATTATTATCCGGAAACAGGCCGTTACGACCAACCCGATAGCCTTATTACTGATACGGGTTCTATGAAAAGAATACATGTGAATTTTCATACGGAATTCTTTAAAAGCCCAACGCCGTATGTTCGTTTCAGGCCACTGAAGGAACACACCTATCAGCGTAAAGGCATTGTTTATAACGAAGAGAATTTTTACAAGACGCTCAATAATTTTAACCAGATTGGCGCATGGGAAAGGGTTGACTACAGAACTTTCATACGCGAAGACACTGTTGACTTTCACTATTTTCTTACTCCTGCAAAAAAACAAACCCTTGGTTTTTATATTGAGGCAAGCCGTAATACCGGAGACCTGCTGACCTCCGGAACGCTTATAGGTCTTGCGCTTAATACCAACTATATAAACCGCAACGTGTGGCATTCTGCTATACAATCAAATACCACATTTAGTAATGGTGTTGAGTTTAGCTTCCTGCAAAATAATTCGCTGCTGCAAACCTTTCAGTCAACGATCAATCACAGTTATACTTTTCCAAGGTTTATTCTTGTACCGCATTTTCTTGTTCCAAATCCTTATAAACTGGACGGCATAAAAACAAAGCTTGGCTTGAGTGCGTCTTATGTAGACAGAAAAGATTTTTACCGCTTACGTTCATTTGTTGCCAACTGGGGTTATGAATGGAAAAAGAAAAATATTTTATTTGCTGTAAAGATCCCCAATATTGAATTGTATTCTTTAGACACCCTGAAGTTGTTGGACAGTGCATTTAATGTGAACCCATTTCTCCGAACATCTTTTAATACAGGTACTGTAGTAGGTATGCAGGGAAGTATGATAATTTCTTATGCCGGTAAATCAACCAGGGTTAATAACCTGGCAAGATTTGCAGTAGAGGAGTCAGGCGCTGTTTTGGGAAGGATATCATCCTTTCATGATAAAATATATCAATACATAAAATTCGAAGCAGAATACCGAAAACTCATTACTTACCGTAAAACAGCCCTTGCATTCCGTGCCTTTGGTGGCGTTGGTTATAATTATGGCAAAGATGAACGATTTGGTAAAACACTGCCCTTCTTTAAACAATTTGTCGGAGGTGGGCCAAACAGCATGCGTGCATGGGGGCTGCGCCTGATTGGTTTAGGCTCCTCTATATCCAGTGATACAGCAGCATCGTTTCGCGACCGCTATGGCGATATGCAACTGGAAGCAAATACCGAATATCGTTTCAATATTGCAGAATTCAGCGCAGTAAAAGTGGGCAGTGCATTATTTGTGGATGCTGGTAATGTATGGAATCTTCATGCTAATGATGCATCTCAAAACAGCGAGTTTAGTTTCAACCGTCTTGGAAAAGATATTGCCATTGGTGTAGGCACAGGGCTTCGTTTTGATTTTGGTTATTTTATGATACGTGTTGATATGGGTATAAAACTAAAAGACCCTGCCCGTTATGAAAATAATGGATGGCTCAGCATTAAAGATTTTACCTGGAAGAACTATGAATATACCGATAAGGGTGCCCCCTCACGTAATAATTATGCCGTTCAGTTAGGTATTGGCCTGCCCTTCTGA